In Bythopirellula goksoeyrii, a single window of DNA contains:
- a CDS encoding cold-shock protein translates to MAEGTIKRLTDRGFGFIDVGSGKDLFFHSNSVEGTSFDELREGQKVSFTEGKGPKGPCAEHVSVA, encoded by the coding sequence ATGGCTGAAGGTACTATCAAACGATTGACGGACAGAGGTTTCGGTTTTATTGACGTCGGAAGCGGCAAGGACTTGTTCTTTCATTCGAACAGTGTCGAAGGAACGAGTTTCGACGAACTCCGCGAAGGACAAAAAGTTAGCTTTACCGAAGGTAAAGGTCCTAAAGGTCCGTGTGCAGAACACGTGTCCGTTGCCTAA
- a CDS encoding BaiN/RdsA family NAD(P)/FAD-dependent oxidoreductase produces the protein MANANQVAVIGAGAAGMLAAARAGERGLKVVLLEKNSKAGVKILMSGGTRCNLTQATDRRGIVEAFGPQGSFLHSPLAALGPDELVALFEAEGVRTKIEATGKVFPKSNRAIDVRDALMGMVRRVGVEVRLGVGVTDIATSEAGFVIQTDRGELVADKVILTCGGQSYPGCGTTGDGYAWAKQLGHKIVPPRPALVPLLSDARWVHELSGVTLSDVRVQIVGGAAAKPVAERRGSFLFTHFGLSGPVVMDVSRAITARPDADDWQAVCDFLPGQTREQLLETLAKEATAGGKRTIVALASQWLPQRLVEALVEEAKLPSDQRVAELSKVNRSKLIDAIKGQRIRLRGSLGFKKAEVTAGGIDLAEVDSRTMQSKLVPGLFVAGEILDLDGPIGGYNFQAAFSTGWLAGESV, from the coding sequence ATGGCCAACGCAAATCAAGTTGCCGTGATCGGAGCGGGTGCCGCTGGAATGCTCGCCGCCGCCAGGGCAGGGGAGCGCGGCCTGAAGGTGGTTCTGCTGGAGAAAAACTCGAAGGCAGGAGTCAAAATTCTCATGTCGGGCGGCACACGCTGCAATCTCACGCAGGCAACTGATCGGCGAGGGATTGTCGAGGCCTTTGGTCCGCAGGGATCCTTTCTACATTCGCCATTGGCAGCATTGGGACCCGACGAACTTGTCGCCCTCTTCGAGGCCGAAGGGGTTCGCACCAAAATCGAAGCAACTGGAAAGGTTTTTCCGAAAAGCAATCGGGCGATCGATGTCCGTGATGCCCTCATGGGGATGGTGCGACGAGTCGGGGTAGAAGTTCGTCTCGGCGTAGGGGTCACAGATATCGCTACCAGCGAAGCAGGTTTCGTCATCCAGACCGATCGCGGTGAGCTCGTTGCCGACAAAGTGATACTGACCTGTGGCGGACAATCTTATCCCGGTTGCGGCACAACAGGCGATGGCTACGCCTGGGCCAAGCAGTTGGGACACAAGATCGTGCCTCCCCGACCTGCGTTGGTTCCACTACTTTCGGATGCGCGCTGGGTCCACGAACTGAGTGGCGTAACGCTTTCTGATGTGAGAGTACAAATCGTTGGTGGCGCAGCGGCAAAACCCGTAGCCGAGCGCCGTGGTTCCTTCTTGTTTACTCACTTCGGTCTCTCGGGGCCGGTGGTGATGGACGTGAGCCGCGCAATTACCGCACGACCAGACGCCGACGATTGGCAAGCCGTGTGCGACTTTCTGCCGGGGCAGACTCGTGAACAACTCTTGGAGACTCTTGCTAAGGAAGCGACGGCCGGTGGCAAGCGAACCATAGTTGCTCTGGCATCGCAGTGGCTACCCCAACGACTAGTCGAGGCACTTGTGGAAGAAGCCAAGTTGCCGAGCGATCAGCGAGTTGCCGAGCTCTCCAAAGTCAACCGAAGCAAGTTAATCGACGCCATCAAGGGGCAACGGATTCGCTTGCGAGGATCGCTTGGCTTTAAAAAGGCCGAGGTAACCGCCGGTGGGATCGATTTAGCAGAAGTTGATTCTCGCACGATGCAAAGCAAACTTGTGCCCGGACTGTTTGTCGCCGGGGAAATCCTCGACCTGGACGGCCCCATCGGTGGCTACAATTTCCAAGCCGCTTTTAGCACCGGTTGGCTAGCAGGGGAAAGTGTTTAG
- a CDS encoding NIPSNAP family protein: protein MQRRDFLQVSAAATCLGSATTWAASESGDVSREYYEWRTFQLSNAVKQALVSAYLERAALPAWERLGIGPVGVFSETGPNATPSVHVLLPYASIEEFAGERQGLAEDKTYRQAVTKYLGSSQQNPAFDRIESSLMIAFAGIPKLAVPERKPRVFQLREYHSHSEERARRKVKMFNDGEIPIFPKIGFENVFYGETLVGPRLPNLKYMLCAESVEAHDANFKKFLTHPDWIAMKDRPEYAETVSKVIQTFLLPTDFSQV, encoded by the coding sequence ATGCAACGTCGAGATTTTCTTCAAGTTTCTGCGGCAGCGACTTGCCTGGGAAGTGCCACCACTTGGGCTGCCTCCGAGTCGGGCGATGTCTCGCGAGAGTACTACGAATGGCGCACCTTCCAACTCTCCAATGCCGTAAAGCAAGCCCTGGTGTCGGCCTATCTTGAACGGGCGGCCTTGCCGGCTTGGGAACGACTTGGAATTGGCCCCGTCGGGGTTTTTAGCGAAACGGGGCCCAATGCCACTCCGTCCGTCCACGTGCTGCTTCCTTATGCATCGATCGAAGAGTTTGCCGGCGAGCGACAAGGACTTGCGGAAGATAAGACCTATCGACAAGCGGTGACCAAATATCTGGGATCTTCACAACAGAATCCCGCTTTTGATCGGATAGAAAGCTCGCTCATGATTGCGTTTGCCGGGATTCCAAAGCTGGCAGTGCCAGAGCGGAAGCCCCGTGTGTTTCAACTCCGCGAGTATCACAGCCATAGCGAAGAACGCGCTCGCCGCAAAGTGAAGATGTTCAACGATGGCGAGATTCCCATCTTTCCCAAGATTGGTTTCGAGAACGTTTTCTATGGTGAAACGCTCGTTGGCCCACGACTCCCCAATTTGAAGTACATGCTGTGCGCCGAAAGTGTCGAAGCGCACGACGCCAATTTCAAAAAATTCCTCACGCATCCTGACTGGATCGCCATGAAGGATCGGCCGGAGTACGCAGAAACCGTCTCAAAGGTCATCCAGACCTTTCTCTTGCCGACAGATTTTTCTCAAGTCTGA
- a CDS encoding PQQ-binding-like beta-propeller repeat protein — MLLRSSCTIGLLLSTWAATTVAEDWPHWMGPTRDNVWHEDGLIEKFPEGGPPVVWRTEVAGGYAGPAVADGKVFITDYLTPDEVKIANFERKNSTGVERVLCLDENTGKELWRHEYPVTYTISYPAGPRCTPTVDGDKVYTLGAEGDLFCLDVNTGKVLWSKNFPKDYSAKTSLWGYSSFPLVDGEKLICVVGGEGSHAVAFNKNTGEELWRALTSTDQGYAPPVIIESAGVRQLILLCPDKVASVEPETGKEYWTAPYSATNGLISMSPVVMNDYMFLGGYDKQNLLLKLSTDKPGAEVVWGNESKKGMSPVNVQPYLDGKIMYGVAHKGSLMAVELPSGEHLWETTEPVSDRPANSGTAFIVRQGDRYWLFNDSGELIIARLTPEGYEEIDRAKIIEPTNNAFGREVVWCMPAFANHKLFVRNDDECICVDLAAK; from the coding sequence ATGTTGCTTCGAAGTTCATGCACGATCGGTTTGCTGTTATCCACATGGGCCGCTACTACCGTGGCTGAGGATTGGCCGCATTGGATGGGGCCCACTCGTGACAACGTCTGGCATGAGGACGGGCTGATTGAAAAGTTTCCTGAGGGTGGCCCACCGGTGGTATGGCGCACGGAGGTCGCAGGGGGTTATGCCGGACCCGCGGTCGCCGATGGAAAAGTATTCATAACAGACTATTTGACTCCCGACGAAGTAAAAATTGCCAACTTCGAACGGAAAAATTCTACCGGTGTCGAACGGGTTCTCTGTCTCGACGAAAACACCGGTAAAGAACTTTGGCGGCATGAGTATCCGGTGACCTACACCATTTCCTATCCAGCAGGGCCTCGTTGTACGCCGACCGTCGATGGTGACAAGGTCTATACACTGGGTGCTGAAGGCGACTTGTTTTGCCTCGACGTGAATACAGGAAAAGTTCTCTGGTCGAAGAATTTCCCAAAAGACTACAGTGCGAAAACGTCGTTGTGGGGATATTCCTCTTTTCCCCTAGTGGACGGCGAGAAGCTGATCTGCGTTGTGGGAGGCGAGGGAAGTCACGCCGTCGCGTTTAACAAGAACACCGGCGAAGAACTTTGGAGAGCACTCACCAGTACCGACCAGGGTTACGCTCCCCCAGTGATCATCGAGTCTGCTGGTGTGAGGCAACTCATTTTGTTGTGTCCCGATAAGGTAGCATCCGTCGAGCCCGAGACGGGCAAAGAGTATTGGACTGCCCCCTATTCGGCAACAAACGGGCTAATCAGCATGTCGCCCGTCGTCATGAACGACTACATGTTCCTGGGGGGGTACGACAAGCAGAATCTACTGCTCAAGCTTTCCACCGATAAGCCTGGCGCAGAAGTCGTATGGGGCAATGAGTCGAAAAAGGGGATGTCCCCCGTCAATGTGCAACCGTACTTGGACGGCAAGATTATGTATGGGGTTGCTCATAAGGGGAGTCTCATGGCGGTAGAACTTCCGAGTGGAGAACACCTCTGGGAAACAACAGAGCCGGTCAGCGACAGGCCTGCCAACAGTGGCACAGCTTTCATCGTACGGCAAGGTGATCGCTACTGGCTGTTCAACGACAGCGGCGAGCTCATCATTGCCCGACTTACGCCCGAGGGATACGAGGAGATCGACCGGGCGAAGATCATCGAGCCCACAAACAACGCCTTTGGTCGGGAAGTGGTATGGTGCATGCCAGCCTTTGCCAACCACAAACTATTTGTACGCAACGACGACGAATGTATCTGTGTCGATCTGGCGGCAAAGTAA
- a CDS encoding Gfo/Idh/MocA family protein, with protein sequence MSHSTRRSFLQKGVALGAALSTPQLLTGTQLFGKDANSKPTIAAIGVGGSRGRYSRGGEIARQASRFGDMIAVCEVDDLSASEFNKGFDNKLNTYRDYRKLLEKEKPDIVVIGTPDHWHTPISLAALHSGCDVYCEKPLTLTIEEGFLIRDAVEKTGKTFQVGTQQRSEFNQLFLKAVAIVRSGRLGEDVNAYVAIGSPDAKGGPFETTSVPEGIDWNMWLGPAPKKDYCDERRKEFRWFYEYSGGKMTDWGAHHIDIAQWALGLDNTGPTSIVAKGEFPPVVPNDFDWDSFLDGKISLPNSYNTAVKFNIDLNYANGSTVNVNDYYRREDGTQFPNGILFEGSKGRIYVNRDKLTGKPVEELTEAENAQLKDDMVALYNGKEPGNHMGNFFECVADGTQPVADVASHHRSMTSCHLCNIGLMLGRELKWNPDEEHFVDDPAADALISRTSRPGFSM encoded by the coding sequence ATGAGCCATTCAACTCGTCGCAGCTTTCTACAAAAGGGGGTTGCCTTGGGGGCGGCCCTGTCTACTCCTCAACTACTCACGGGAACGCAACTCTTTGGCAAAGATGCCAACAGCAAGCCAACGATCGCGGCAATTGGCGTGGGAGGAAGTCGGGGACGTTATAGTCGGGGTGGCGAGATTGCGCGTCAGGCGTCGCGATTTGGAGATATGATTGCGGTCTGCGAAGTCGATGACCTCTCTGCCAGCGAGTTCAACAAAGGTTTTGACAATAAGCTCAATACTTATCGAGACTATCGCAAGCTTTTGGAAAAGGAAAAGCCCGATATAGTCGTGATCGGCACACCCGACCATTGGCATACGCCAATTTCGCTCGCCGCATTGCATTCGGGTTGCGATGTTTATTGTGAAAAACCTTTGACGCTTACTATCGAGGAAGGCTTTTTGATTCGCGATGCGGTTGAGAAGACAGGCAAGACATTCCAAGTCGGCACGCAACAGAGAAGCGAATTCAATCAGTTGTTTCTCAAGGCAGTGGCCATCGTGCGGAGTGGTCGGCTTGGTGAGGATGTGAACGCCTACGTTGCCATTGGAAGTCCTGATGCAAAGGGAGGACCTTTTGAGACGACTTCTGTACCAGAGGGTATTGACTGGAACATGTGGCTTGGTCCCGCGCCAAAGAAAGATTACTGCGACGAGCGCCGCAAAGAGTTTCGCTGGTTCTATGAGTACTCCGGAGGCAAAATGACCGACTGGGGTGCACATCACATCGATATCGCTCAATGGGCTTTGGGATTAGATAACACCGGCCCAACCTCTATCGTCGCCAAAGGCGAGTTTCCCCCGGTTGTACCCAACGACTTCGATTGGGATTCGTTCCTGGATGGAAAGATTAGTTTGCCAAACTCCTACAATACGGCCGTGAAGTTTAATATTGACCTCAACTATGCCAATGGCTCCACAGTAAACGTCAACGACTACTATCGACGCGAGGATGGCACGCAGTTCCCCAATGGTATTCTGTTTGAAGGGAGCAAGGGACGTATCTACGTTAATCGCGATAAACTTACCGGAAAGCCGGTTGAAGAATTGACGGAAGCTGAAAATGCGCAGCTCAAGGATGATATGGTGGCGCTTTACAATGGCAAAGAACCTGGCAATCACATGGGCAATTTCTTCGAATGCGTTGCCGATGGCACTCAGCCCGTTGCGGATGTCGCGTCCCATCATCGTTCAATGACATCTTGTCACTTGTGTAATATTGGTCTCATGTTGGGTCGAGAACTCAAATGGAATCCGGACGAAGAACACTTTGTTGACGATCCGGCAGCAGATGCATTGATCAGCCGTACTAGCCGGCCAGGATTTTCGATGTAA
- a CDS encoding 3-keto-disaccharide hydrolase: MLIRSVFILSILLHALVIAPALAQDSAETGQWQSLFDGKTLNGWTPAEENQDSCRVEDGKLVVNGERCHLFYTGDVGNHDFKNFQLKLKVMTKPSANSGVYVHTKYQEEGWPDTGYEIQVNNSQSDWRRTGSIYAVQDVKEATAKDNEWFDYLITVDGKKITVEIDGKTINEFTETDDMPHLKESPGRKLASGTIALQAHDPGSTVYYKDIEIKLLP, encoded by the coding sequence ATGTTAATTCGATCCGTATTCATTCTCTCAATATTGCTGCATGCCTTGGTTATTGCTCCGGCCTTAGCACAGGACTCGGCAGAAACTGGCCAATGGCAGTCGCTCTTTGATGGCAAAACCCTGAACGGCTGGACCCCTGCTGAGGAGAACCAAGATTCCTGTCGAGTCGAGGATGGCAAGTTGGTCGTTAATGGGGAACGCTGTCACTTGTTTTATACCGGAGATGTCGGCAACCACGATTTCAAAAACTTCCAACTCAAGCTCAAAGTCATGACTAAGCCGAGTGCCAACTCGGGAGTCTATGTCCACACCAAGTACCAGGAGGAAGGTTGGCCTGATACAGGTTACGAAATTCAGGTGAACAACTCTCAAAGTGATTGGCGTAGAACGGGTTCGATCTATGCCGTTCAAGATGTCAAAGAGGCAACAGCTAAAGACAACGAGTGGTTTGATTACCTCATCACTGTTGACGGCAAGAAAATAACAGTAGAGATCGACGGCAAGACGATCAACGAGTTCACCGAAACCGATGACATGCCTCACCTCAAAGAATCTCCTGGCCGGAAACTCGCCAGTGGTACGATCGCCCTGCAGGCTCACGATCCAGGCAGCACCGTTTACTACAAAGACATTGAGATCAAACTTCTGCCGTAA
- a CDS encoding PEP-CTERM sorting domain-containing protein, with the protein MNIRHLTYLMMLAAILAIPANRAFAQDLPNEIDPPPTTGEMPTVENIEFLRLAGGEDNVDVTSFNFFEINDPNAHLGLATGSIKETVGDPTTTAGLWWDIDLKVSVPLSELNPSTGRPFEPVMLGIDKDVLNETRWRWTDFHMTIGMRDPASGEFMESDEFDFLFFKTDPAPRTHDGLFDDPPEMDEPVAPDNLDWFAKNSPGVLPGQTVFFWLGIQIPPHKFDPQTGMARIVLREHATIPEPATLVLLAFSGSALLLKRRRKA; encoded by the coding sequence ATGAACATTCGACACCTGACTTACTTAATGATGCTGGCAGCCATTCTGGCAATTCCCGCCAATCGTGCTTTCGCCCAGGACCTACCAAATGAAATAGATCCCCCACCGACGACTGGCGAAATGCCCACCGTGGAAAATATTGAGTTTCTACGTCTTGCCGGTGGGGAGGACAACGTGGATGTCACGAGTTTCAATTTCTTCGAGATCAATGATCCGAATGCACATCTGGGTTTGGCAACCGGGAGTATCAAAGAAACAGTTGGAGATCCCACAACAACCGCTGGCCTGTGGTGGGATATCGACCTAAAGGTATCCGTTCCTCTAAGTGAGCTCAATCCTTCTACAGGACGACCGTTCGAGCCAGTTATGCTGGGAATCGACAAAGACGTTCTCAACGAAACGCGTTGGCGCTGGACTGATTTTCACATGACTATAGGCATGCGAGATCCTGCATCTGGCGAATTCATGGAATCCGACGAATTCGATTTTCTCTTCTTCAAGACGGATCCAGCACCGAGAACGCATGATGGTTTGTTCGACGATCCACCTGAAATGGATGAGCCCGTGGCTCCGGACAATCTGGATTGGTTTGCCAAAAATTCACCCGGCGTGCTACCCGGCCAAACCGTTTTCTTCTGGCTGGGAATCCAGATTCCGCCTCATAAATTTGATCCCCAAACGGGAATGGCGAGAATTGTCCTCCGTGAACATGCCACAATACCCGAACCAGCAACCTTGGTTCTGCTGGCTTTCAGTGGTAGCGCCTTACTACTCAAGCGGCGCAGGAAAGCCTAG
- a CDS encoding Vgb family protein: MSTLVRIFVALLVYCGVLLTTAFSTLEAAELFVADRVTNRVLSFDESTGDFLRVVTATGLDVPSAMAFGPGGFLYVSNFQGGFGGAASVVKVDPETGATTDFIFDVTAPGGIGYHAASDTLFVSEFIEIALVEGVPTQLPGNEVFRYDSGGTRLQTLGTDSANTGRAGIAFDAADNLYVSEFNQTGISSVLKYDAPMGSPTDDFASTGSTFASGGDVTLQIPAPAAGFNGLTFDSNGDLFVASLIGQSVIKYSVAGEIVTSGAPFGAPLPYPSGLLVGADGSLIVTNLGNDNTGDPFWGPTTFPGELTRYNGITSTPLLVGDNDRDDVVDAADLEIFQSSYANESYGDQDGDLDTDGNDFLLWQRAVGNQGIVGSFQPTAIVRYTPPASTFTVPEPTSLLLLLLGTATVGFVRQHNRKAFMIE, from the coding sequence TTGAGTACTCTCGTCAGAATCTTTGTAGCCCTGCTTGTTTATTGTGGCGTACTGCTTACGACTGCATTCTCAACTCTGGAAGCGGCTGAGTTGTTTGTGGCGGATCGAGTTACCAATCGCGTCCTCTCCTTCGATGAATCGACTGGTGATTTTCTGCGAGTTGTCACTGCCACGGGACTAGACGTTCCGTCGGCTATGGCTTTCGGACCAGGAGGATTCTTGTATGTTTCCAACTTTCAAGGTGGTTTCGGCGGTGCTGCGAGCGTCGTGAAAGTAGATCCTGAGACTGGCGCGACGACTGATTTTATCTTCGACGTTACCGCACCTGGCGGTATCGGATATCACGCTGCCAGCGACACGCTCTTCGTGTCTGAATTTATAGAAATCGCACTCGTCGAAGGAGTCCCCACTCAGTTGCCAGGTAACGAAGTCTTTCGCTACGACAGCGGCGGTACCCGCCTGCAGACGCTTGGCACCGACTCGGCCAACACGGGTCGCGCCGGAATAGCATTTGACGCAGCGGACAACTTATATGTGAGCGAATTCAATCAGACCGGAATCAGCTCGGTCCTGAAATACGATGCGCCCATGGGGAGTCCCACCGATGACTTTGCATCAACAGGCTCAACCTTCGCATCAGGGGGAGACGTCACTCTGCAGATTCCCGCTCCAGCTGCTGGATTTAATGGCTTGACATTCGATTCCAATGGCGACCTCTTTGTCGCCAGCTTGATCGGCCAATCGGTGATCAAGTACTCTGTGGCCGGAGAAATAGTGACTAGCGGCGCACCGTTCGGTGCCCCTCTACCCTACCCCTCTGGCCTGCTAGTTGGCGCCGATGGTAGCTTAATCGTGACGAACCTAGGCAATGATAATACCGGCGACCCCTTCTGGGGCCCCACTACTTTCCCCGGGGAACTCACTCGCTACAACGGCATCACTTCGACTCCCTTGCTGGTGGGAGACAATGATCGGGATGATGTCGTCGATGCCGCCGACCTAGAGATTTTTCAAAGTTCCTATGCCAACGAAAGCTATGGTGACCAAGACGGAGACTTGGATACCGACGGCAATGACTTCCTGCTCTGGCAGCGCGCCGTTGGAAACCAAGGAATCGTCGGTTCGTTCCAACCTACCGCTATCGTCCGCTACACGCCTCCCGCCTCAACTTTCACAGTTCCAGAGCCGACAAGTCTGTTGCTGCTATTATTAGGTACCGCCACGGTAGGGTTCGTTCGGCAACATAATCGAAAGGCGTTTATGATTGAGTAG
- a CDS encoding DUF1559 domain-containing protein, whose protein sequence is MKTRRPKSKRLAFSLVELLVVIAIIGILTALLLPAVQSARESARRTTCINHLRQLALAMHNYESTTGHLPSGSIAQADPADHATPHTFYRWSAFAQILPQLESSSLRAQLDLSLPMYRKDFSIPDENKPALEQILPLLLCPSDRQEQVHPSFGPTNYAACSGSGNDGGSPHSADGVFFINSRMQLANIADGTSNTIFLAESLLGQTFPPLTPREHIDQRFAYVFATAAPLNQTACDSSGLFNFTDPPSFSWANGEFRSSLYNHYRTPNSVEFDCVSAKLLAPITERYAAFGWRSTRSLHPGGVNAARADGSATFFADDINPRLWRALSTRHGEETVDAK, encoded by the coding sequence ATGAAGACTCGCCGACCAAAAAGTAAGCGCCTCGCATTCTCGCTCGTCGAGTTGCTCGTCGTTATCGCCATTATCGGCATTCTGACGGCTCTCTTGCTGCCTGCCGTTCAGTCAGCTCGAGAAAGTGCCCGCCGTACCACCTGCATCAATCACCTCCGCCAGCTTGCCCTGGCGATGCACAACTACGAGTCCACTACCGGACATCTTCCTTCTGGATCGATTGCCCAGGCCGATCCGGCGGATCATGCCACACCGCACACCTTCTATCGGTGGAGCGCCTTTGCTCAAATCCTCCCACAGCTTGAGTCGTCGTCGCTCCGCGCGCAGCTCGATCTCTCACTTCCTATGTATCGCAAAGATTTTTCCATCCCTGACGAAAACAAGCCCGCTCTCGAGCAAATCCTCCCACTCTTGCTGTGCCCCAGCGATCGCCAAGAGCAAGTCCATCCGAGCTTCGGACCGACGAACTATGCAGCCTGCTCCGGGAGTGGCAACGATGGCGGATCACCCCACTCAGCCGACGGTGTGTTTTTCATCAATTCAAGAATGCAACTGGCCAACATCGCCGACGGCACGAGCAACACGATCTTTCTTGCAGAGTCCCTACTTGGACAGACCTTTCCCCCCTTAACGCCTCGAGAACATATCGACCAGCGGTTTGCCTACGTTTTTGCAACGGCAGCGCCGCTCAATCAAACAGCCTGCGATTCCTCTGGACTATTTAACTTCACCGACCCCCCAAGTTTTTCCTGGGCCAACGGCGAATTCCGCTCGTCTCTGTACAACCACTATCGCACACCCAACTCCGTGGAGTTCGATTGCGTTTCTGCCAAGTTGCTCGCACCCATCACCGAACGCTATGCCGCCTTCGGCTGGCGTTCCACCCGTAGTCTCCACCCCGGCGGCGTAAATGCCGCCCGCGCCGATGGCTCGGCAACTTTTTTCGCAGACGACATCAACCCACGACTTTGGCGGGCACTTTCCACTCGCCACGGCGAAGAAACTGTGGACGCCAAATAA
- a CDS encoding DUF7670 domain-containing protein, with protein MKVNLQRQQVETSQLLRWGAEITGAILFFGWLAFMGGELVKTRFEMPAKEAFYQAASLVLVFTGCAFLWRHALVGSALVFLGTALFFAINQIAAGVLPGWNALWFAIPGVLALLAWLLDRQRRGTGQQ; from the coding sequence ATGAAAGTTAATTTGCAAAGACAGCAGGTGGAGACATCCCAGCTCTTGCGTTGGGGTGCAGAGATTACTGGAGCAATTCTTTTTTTCGGCTGGCTTGCTTTCATGGGTGGAGAACTCGTGAAGACACGATTCGAAATGCCCGCTAAGGAAGCCTTCTATCAAGCGGCGTCATTGGTGCTAGTCTTTACAGGCTGTGCATTCCTGTGGCGTCACGCGCTGGTCGGAAGTGCACTGGTATTCCTGGGCACAGCTTTGTTCTTTGCAATTAATCAGATTGCTGCTGGAGTATTACCGGGATGGAATGCTCTCTGGTTTGCCATTCCTGGGGTGCTGGCCTTACTGGCTTGGCTCCTAGATCGACAGCGACGTGGCACTGGCCAGCAGTAA
- a CDS encoding superoxide dismutase [Ni], with protein MKTLLSVGLLVVLALSPLSRVRAHCEVPCGIYDDPARFTSMLEDAETIAKGIQALQDLAGTPNPQNINQMGRWITTKEDHATKIQHTIAQYFLTQRIKPEASNYVDQLKTAHAVMVAAMKCKQSADPTTVDALVKAINAFQASYGTGP; from the coding sequence ATGAAAACTTTACTGTCAGTTGGCCTGTTGGTTGTTCTTGCTTTGAGTCCGTTGTCGCGCGTTCGTGCCCATTGCGAAGTCCCTTGCGGGATTTATGACGACCCGGCACGGTTCACGTCGATGTTGGAAGATGCGGAGACGATTGCCAAAGGAATTCAAGCGCTGCAGGATCTCGCTGGAACGCCCAACCCGCAGAATATCAACCAGATGGGGCGGTGGATTACGACCAAGGAAGACCACGCCACCAAAATTCAGCACACGATTGCCCAATACTTTCTGACGCAGCGGATTAAACCCGAGGCAAGCAACTATGTCGATCAGCTCAAGACAGCGCACGCGGTGATGGTCGCGGCGATGAAGTGCAAACAGTCGGCTGATCCGACGACGGTCGATGCTTTGGTCAAGGCGATCAACGCTTTTCAGGCGAGCTACGGCACTGGGCCGTGA
- a CDS encoding restriction endonuclease subunit S, translating into MPYIKSTDLNSPLCLGNLSRTSHIIAKKYRRSEVAPCDIVFSLRGNIGVTQIVPEEVRVANLTQGTTRISSKGLAKFYLQSLASQAVRDNVSAVSEGSTLREISLYDLRKIHLRRPDLAKQQRISAGLTALDTQITAQAAQIESLQTHKRGLMQQLFPSTGDAT; encoded by the coding sequence ATGCCGTACATCAAGAGCACTGACTTAAATTCTCCTCTTTGCTTGGGAAATCTATCCCGCACTTCACATATCATTGCCAAAAAATATCGGAGGTCAGAAGTGGCGCCATGCGACATAGTTTTCTCGCTCCGAGGCAACATTGGCGTGACACAGATTGTTCCCGAAGAGGTACGAGTTGCGAATTTAACGCAAGGCACCACTAGGATTAGTTCCAAAGGCCTGGCCAAGTTTTATCTCCAATCTCTTGCGAGCCAAGCTGTTCGTGACAACGTCTCAGCCGTAAGCGAAGGCAGCACGCTGCGAGAAATATCGCTTTACGACTTGAGAAAAATCCATTTGCGCCGCCCCGACCTGGCCAAGCAGCAACGCATCTCCGCCGGTCTCACAGCCCTGGACACCCAGATCACCGCGCAAGCGGCCCAGATCGAATCCCTCCAGACCCACAAGCGGGGCCTGATGCAGCAGCTTTTTCCCTCGACGGGGGACGCGACGTGA
- a CDS encoding transposase, with amino-acid sequence MATPLAYFLTWTTYGTWLHGTGKGMGSVDAKHNEYGTPFVEPDSGRLQKEQTAMSQPAWLMDPPRRKVVRDAIIGICSEKGWNLRALHVRTNHVHVVVQADREPGRLMSDLKARASRELNRAGLDEPTRKRWTRHGSTLHLFDAKTVEEKIRYTIDGQGTMMEWYKAPPSQEKEPRTK; translated from the coding sequence ATGGCCACGCCCCTCGCCTACTTCCTTACCTGGACAACCTACGGTACGTGGTTGCACGGCACAGGCAAGGGGATGGGGTCGGTGGATGCCAAGCACAATGAGTATGGCACGCCGTTTGTCGAGCCGGACTCCGGACGCTTGCAGAAGGAACAGACGGCGATGAGTCAACCGGCCTGGCTGATGGACCCGCCGCGCAGGAAAGTGGTGCGTGATGCGATCATCGGAATCTGCAGCGAGAAAGGCTGGAATCTGCGGGCATTGCACGTGCGCACTAACCACGTGCATGTCGTGGTGCAAGCGGATCGCGAGCCCGGGCGTCTGATGAGCGACTTAAAGGCGCGGGCATCGCGGGAGCTCAACCGTGCCGGGCTGGACGAACCGACGCGCAAGCGCTGGACGCGCCACGGGAGCACGCTGCACCTGTTCGACGCAAAAACAGTCGAGGAAAAAATCCGCTACACAATCGACGGGCAGGGAACAATGATGGAGTGGTACAAGGCCCCCCCGTCGCAAGAAAAGGAGCCGCGCACGAAGTAA